GAGCTCAAGGAAGTGGACTTCCGCCTTGGTTGCAAGGTAGAGGAGATCACCAAGGAAGCGGTGTTGTATACCGATGCCAAGGGAGATAAACAGTCCACTGAAGCAGCACTGGTCCTCATGAGTGTTGGGCGTAGGCCGAACACCCAGGGGCTGGAGAAGCTTGGAGTGGATATAGACCGTCAAGGGGTGGTGGTAAATGACCGTCTTCAGACCAATGTTGCCAATATCTGGGCTATTGGGGATGTGAATGGTCGCTCCCTTCTTGCTCATAGCGCCTCCCGCATGGCAGAGGTTGCCATCTCCAATATCTTCGGTTCAAAAGAGATGCGTATGCGCTACAACGCAATTCCTTGGGCAGTCTATGCGAATCCTGAGGCAGCTGGTTGTGGCATTACAGAAAAGGAAGCTAAGGAGAAAGGCATTCCTGTGAAGAGTCAAACTGTGCAGATGCGCGCAAACGGTCGTTTCCTCGCTGAGCAAGGTAAGCGTGCTTCCGGCTTGGTGAAAGTGATCTGTCACCAGGAAAGCGGTGCCATTCTTGGAGTTCATCTGCTGGGACCCTACAGCAGCGAGATGATCTGGGGCGCTTCTGCTCTTATTGAAGCAGAGCTAAGAGTCCAGGACGTCAAAGAGATAGTATTTCCACACCCGAGTGTATCCGAGCTTATCAAGGATGCTTGCTTTGCACTCGACCATAGTCTGTAAGGAGTAACGATATGGCCAGAACGATACCATTTGATCCAGTAAAATTGAGGGAGCCTCTCACTATTGAAACACCCTCGATTCCTGTTAACCAGTACAAGAGCAACATCAAGAAAGAGCTCAAGCAATACGGAAAGGAACGCCTGATCCGTGCTTATTATGACATGCTCTTGATTAGAAAATTTGAGACCATGTTGGACACCATCAAGAAAGAGGGTGTGTATCAAGGGATTTCATACAATCACCGTGGACCAGCCCACCTCTCATCCGGTCAGGAAAGTGCTGCTGTCGGGCAGGCAATGGTACTCGATCCGGAGGATCAGATCTTTGGTTCACACCGTAGCCATGGTGAGATTCTCGCCAAGAGCATGAGTGCCATCTACAAGATGGAGGACAAGGAACTGCTCGCCATCATGGAATCATTCATGGATGGAGAGACCTACAAGATTGTAGAGAAACACTTCCCTGGAGAGAATGTCCGTGACCTTGCAGAGAACTTTGTATTGTACGGTGCCTTGGCTGAGATTTATGCCAAGAAGCCTGGATTCTCTGCAGGCCTTGGTGGTTCAATGCATACCTTCTTCAAGCCCTTTGGCAGTATGCCCAATAACGCAATTGTTGGAGGTTCCTGTACTATTGCAGTTGGTGCTTCCCTCTATAAGAAGATTAACCGAAAGAAGGGAATTGTTATCGCCAATATCGGTGATGGAGCGCTTGCACGTGGTCCTGTCTATGAAGGATTGGTGCTTTCCTCCATGGACCAGTACAAGACCCTCTGGGAAGACAACCCAGGGTATCCTCCCTTCATGCTCAACTGTTTTGACAACCTCTATGCCATGGGCGGTCAGCCTGTTGGTGAGACCATGGGCTACAAGGTTGCTGCAAGGGTTGCCTCTGCTATCAACGAATACTCCATGCACACCGAGCGTGTTGATGGATTCAACCCTCTTGCTGTAGCAGATGCCACGGCACGCAAGAAAGAAATCCTCCTCAAGGGAGAGGGCCCAGCGTTCATGGACACCATCACCTATCGTTACAGCGGTCATAGCCCCAGTGATGCCATGACCTACAGAACGAAGGAAGAGCTGGAAGCTTTCCGTAACCAGGATCCAATCGTGGCCTATGGTAACTACCTCATTGAAAACAAGGTGGTCAGTCAGGAAGAGCTCGATCAGTTTGATACAGTGCTTGAAGAGAAAATGAGAAAGACACTCGAGATTACCGTTGATCCGGTACTCAGCCCCATGGTTGATGAAAAATTCGTTGAGTCTGTCATGTTCTCCAATGGCAGTGTTGAGAAGTTGGATGATGGCGAACCAGTACTCCTCGAGAAGCTGGAAGACAATGCAAGGGTGAAGCAAATTGCCCGCAGAAGTCGCTATGCATACGACGAGAATGGCAAGGAACTGCCCGCTGCAAAGCAGTACCAGTATCGTGATGCTGTCTTTGAGGCAATGGCACATCGCTTCTCCATTGACCCTACGATGGTTGCCTATGGAGAGGATCATCGTGATTGGGGTGGGGCATTTGCCTGCTACCGCGGTCTTACCGAATTGCTTCCTCCTTCCCGTTTCTTCAACTCCCCGATCGCTGAATCAGCAATTGTTGGAAGTGGAGTAGGCTACGCAATGGCCGGTGGACGAGCAGTTGTTGAGTTGATGTACTGTGACTTCCTTGGTTGTGCAGGGGATGAGGTATTCAACCAGATGCCCAAATGGCAGGCTATGAGCGCCGGTGTCCTGAAGATGCCACTTGTGCTCCGTGTATCAGTTGGTAACAAGTATGGTGCACAGCACTCCCAGGAATGGACCAGCATGGTTGCTTCCGTCCCTGGATTGAAGGCAATGTATCCTGCAACACCGTATGATGTGAAAGGCATGCTCAACTACGCACTCCGTGGTACTGACCCTGTGGTATTCTTTGAGAGCCAGAAACTCTATGGAATTGGCGAGATGTTCGTGAAGGAAGGAGTTCCTGAGGGCTACTACGAAATTCCTGAAGGAGAACCGGTGATCAGGAGAGAAGGTAAGGATGTAACGCTTATTGCACTTGGACCTGCTCTCTATACTGCAACCAAGGCAGCAGAACAGCTTGCCGAGAAGGGGCTTGAGGCAGAGGTGATCGACCTGAGATGGATCAACCCGCTCAAGTATGAGTTATTGATTGAATCAGTGAAGAAGACAGGAAGAGCAGTCTTTGTAACTGACAGTGCTGAGCGTGGCAGTTATCTGCACACCGTAAGCTCCAACCTCAGTAGGCTTGCCTTTGACTATCTCGATGCTCCGACGATTGTGGTCGGGTCAAAGAACTGGATCACACCGCCAGCAGAAATGGAGGAGTACTACTTTGCACAGGCGTACTCGGTACTGGATGCCATCCACGAGCAGATTTTGCCGATTCCTGAGTATGTCCCCCAGAGTAATTTCACTGACGGTGAGTTCTTCAGGACAAGCAGACTCGGCGTCTGATAAGGAAAGCC
This sequence is a window from uncultured Sphaerochaeta sp.. Protein-coding genes within it:
- the lpdA gene encoding dihydrolipoyl dehydrogenase yields the protein MSTYDLIVVGSGPGGYVAAERAGALGKKVLLIERGHLGGVCTNWGCIPTKSLLNSAKLYHHALDGAKHGVEAASVTFSLPDAMAWKNDTVGTLRSGIEFLMKSNKVETVFGEAEFIDPHHVKVGDTVYEGSYLMVATGSSAFVPPIPGAKLEHVLTSNEILDLEEVPKSLVVIGGGVIGIEFASFFSMIGTKVTVIEMMDEILPMMDGEFAKLMRRELKEVDFRLGCKVEEITKEAVLYTDAKGDKQSTEAALVLMSVGRRPNTQGLEKLGVDIDRQGVVVNDRLQTNVANIWAIGDVNGRSLLAHSASRMAEVAISNIFGSKEMRMRYNAIPWAVYANPEAAGCGITEKEAKEKGIPVKSQTVQMRANGRFLAEQGKRASGLVKVICHQESGAILGVHLLGPYSSEMIWGASALIEAELRVQDVKEIVFPHPSVSELIKDACFALDHSL
- a CDS encoding thiamine pyrophosphate-dependent enzyme, whose translation is MARTIPFDPVKLREPLTIETPSIPVNQYKSNIKKELKQYGKERLIRAYYDMLLIRKFETMLDTIKKEGVYQGISYNHRGPAHLSSGQESAAVGQAMVLDPEDQIFGSHRSHGEILAKSMSAIYKMEDKELLAIMESFMDGETYKIVEKHFPGENVRDLAENFVLYGALAEIYAKKPGFSAGLGGSMHTFFKPFGSMPNNAIVGGSCTIAVGASLYKKINRKKGIVIANIGDGALARGPVYEGLVLSSMDQYKTLWEDNPGYPPFMLNCFDNLYAMGGQPVGETMGYKVAARVASAINEYSMHTERVDGFNPLAVADATARKKEILLKGEGPAFMDTITYRYSGHSPSDAMTYRTKEELEAFRNQDPIVAYGNYLIENKVVSQEELDQFDTVLEEKMRKTLEITVDPVLSPMVDEKFVESVMFSNGSVEKLDDGEPVLLEKLEDNARVKQIARRSRYAYDENGKELPAAKQYQYRDAVFEAMAHRFSIDPTMVAYGEDHRDWGGAFACYRGLTELLPPSRFFNSPIAESAIVGSGVGYAMAGGRAVVELMYCDFLGCAGDEVFNQMPKWQAMSAGVLKMPLVLRVSVGNKYGAQHSQEWTSMVASVPGLKAMYPATPYDVKGMLNYALRGTDPVVFFESQKLYGIGEMFVKEGVPEGYYEIPEGEPVIRREGKDVTLIALGPALYTATKAAEQLAEKGLEAEVIDLRWINPLKYELLIESVKKTGRAVFVTDSAERGSYLHTVSSNLSRLAFDYLDAPTIVVGSKNWITPPAEMEEYYFAQAYSVLDAIHEQILPIPEYVPQSNFTDGEFFRTSRLGV